One region of Primulina tabacum isolate GXHZ01 chromosome 1, ASM2559414v2, whole genome shotgun sequence genomic DNA includes:
- the LOC142555990 gene encoding O-fucosyltransferase 7-like isoform X1 — MVVVLLAKRRWRTLLVLRRLLICAIGTISLMALLSAHVARLPVRTSHKLPKQPEKGFQNLRRERSWMQELAPPQLKNPTVSLEWEAASGSLVSDKLWKQPPNRDYVPCTEPSSSYTSPPESRGYLLVYANGGLNQMRAGICDMVAVARLINATLVIPELDKRSLWQDSSNFSDVFDEDHFINSLVDDVKIVRKLPKEFPSASRVVKHFRSWSGIDYYVNEISSLWEEHQVIRAAKSDSRLANNNLPPDIQKLRCRACYQSLRFAPLIETMGKLLVDRMRSYGRYIALHLRFEKDMLAFSGCTHGLSPEEVEELKTMRENTTWWKVKDIDPVEQRVKGYCPLTPKEVGIFLTSLGYPSNTPIYIAAGEIYGGDSHMASLQTRYPILMNKEKLATAEELEPFIHHATQMAALDYIVSVESDIFIPTYSGNMARAVEGHRRFLGHKKTILPDRKDLVRFFDKIEGGTMKEGKNLSNRIIEIHKKRQGSPRKRKGPIPGTKGTDRFRSEEAFYVNPLPDCLCHKELPYMNSTQHIK, encoded by the exons ATGGTGGTTGTGCTGTTGGCCAAGAGGAGGTGGCGGACGCTGTTGGTGCTGCGGCGGTTGTTAATCTGCGCCATAGGCACCATTTCCCTCATGGCTCTCCTCTCAGCGCACGTCGCCAGATTGCCTGTTCGCACTTCGCACAAGCTTCCAAAG CAGCCTGAGAAAGGGTTCCAAAACTTGAGGAGAGAGCGAAGCTGGATGCAGGAGCTTGCTCCACCGCAGTTGAAAAATCCCACCGTTTCCCTTGAG TGGGAAGCTGCTAGTGGAAGCTTGGTTTCAGACAAGTTGTGGAAGCAGCCACCTAATAGAGACTATGTACCTTGTACTGAACCAAGTTCATCCTACACAA GTCCCCCAGAATCTCGAGGTTACCTCTTGGTGTATGCAAATGGCGGCCTTAATCAAATGAGAGCAGGG ATATGTGATATGGTTGCCGTTGCGCGTCTGATAAATGCCACTCTCGTGATTCCTGAATTAGACAAGCGATCACTTTGGCAAGATTCTAG CAACTTCTCTGATGTCTTCGATGAAGATCATTTCATCAATTCTTTGGTTGATGATGTGAAAATTGTTAGAAAGCTCCCCAAGGAATTTCCAAGTGCATCTAGGGTAGTGAAGCatttcagaagctggtctgGCATAGATTACTATGTGAACGAGATATCAAGCCTGTGGGAAGAACATCAG gttattaGAGCTGCTAAGTCTGATTCTCGATTGGCAAACAATAACCTCCCTCCAGACATTCAGAAGTTGAGATGTCGTGCTTGTTATCAATCCCTCCGTTTTGCACCTCTCATTGAAACCATGGGAAAG TTGTTGGTGGATCGTATGAGGTCCTATGGTCGTTATATTGCATTGCACCTACGGTTTGAAAAGGACATGCTTGCCTTCAGCGGCTGCACTCATGGTTTGTCCCCCGAAGAAGTTGAGGAACTAAAGACAATGAG AGAAAATACCACGTGGTGGAAAGTAAAAGATATTGATCCTGTAGAACAAAGGGTCAAAGGCTATTGTCCTCTAACCCCTAAAGAAGTTGGCATTTTCCTTACTTCTCTTGGATACCCATCGAACACTCCCATCTATATTGCGGCTGGAGAAATATATGGGGGTGATTCACACATGGCTTCTCTACAGACTCGCTATCCCATATTAATGAACAAG GAGAAGCTAGCGACAGCTGAGGAACTTGAACCATTTATCCATCATGCAACACAAATGGCGGCACTGGATTATATTGTGTCTGTTGAAAGTGATATTTTCATTCCAACGTACTCTGGTAACATGGCAAGGGCAGTTGAGGGTCATCGTCGTTTTTTGGGACATAAGAAAACCATATTGCCCGACag GAAAGACCTAGTACGTTTTTTTGATAAGATTGAGGGAGGGACAATGAAAGAAggcaaaaatctctcaaatcgAATTATTGAAATTCACAAAAAAAG GCAAGGATCCCCAAGAAAGAGAAAAGGGCCCATCCCTGGGACAAAAGGAACAGACAGGTTTCGTTCAGAAGAGGCATTCTATGTGAACCCTTTACCAGATTGTTTATGTCACAAGGAATTGCCATACATGAACAGCACTCAACATATCAAGTAG
- the LOC142555990 gene encoding O-fucosyltransferase 7-like isoform X2 has product MVVVLLAKRRWRTLLVLRRLLICAIGTISLMALLSAHVARLPVRTSHKLPKPEKGFQNLRRERSWMQELAPPQLKNPTVSLEWEAASGSLVSDKLWKQPPNRDYVPCTEPSSSYTSPPESRGYLLVYANGGLNQMRAGICDMVAVARLINATLVIPELDKRSLWQDSSNFSDVFDEDHFINSLVDDVKIVRKLPKEFPSASRVVKHFRSWSGIDYYVNEISSLWEEHQVIRAAKSDSRLANNNLPPDIQKLRCRACYQSLRFAPLIETMGKLLVDRMRSYGRYIALHLRFEKDMLAFSGCTHGLSPEEVEELKTMRENTTWWKVKDIDPVEQRVKGYCPLTPKEVGIFLTSLGYPSNTPIYIAAGEIYGGDSHMASLQTRYPILMNKEKLATAEELEPFIHHATQMAALDYIVSVESDIFIPTYSGNMARAVEGHRRFLGHKKTILPDRKDLVRFFDKIEGGTMKEGKNLSNRIIEIHKKRQGSPRKRKGPIPGTKGTDRFRSEEAFYVNPLPDCLCHKELPYMNSTQHIK; this is encoded by the exons ATGGTGGTTGTGCTGTTGGCCAAGAGGAGGTGGCGGACGCTGTTGGTGCTGCGGCGGTTGTTAATCTGCGCCATAGGCACCATTTCCCTCATGGCTCTCCTCTCAGCGCACGTCGCCAGATTGCCTGTTCGCACTTCGCACAAGCTTCCAAAG CCTGAGAAAGGGTTCCAAAACTTGAGGAGAGAGCGAAGCTGGATGCAGGAGCTTGCTCCACCGCAGTTGAAAAATCCCACCGTTTCCCTTGAG TGGGAAGCTGCTAGTGGAAGCTTGGTTTCAGACAAGTTGTGGAAGCAGCCACCTAATAGAGACTATGTACCTTGTACTGAACCAAGTTCATCCTACACAA GTCCCCCAGAATCTCGAGGTTACCTCTTGGTGTATGCAAATGGCGGCCTTAATCAAATGAGAGCAGGG ATATGTGATATGGTTGCCGTTGCGCGTCTGATAAATGCCACTCTCGTGATTCCTGAATTAGACAAGCGATCACTTTGGCAAGATTCTAG CAACTTCTCTGATGTCTTCGATGAAGATCATTTCATCAATTCTTTGGTTGATGATGTGAAAATTGTTAGAAAGCTCCCCAAGGAATTTCCAAGTGCATCTAGGGTAGTGAAGCatttcagaagctggtctgGCATAGATTACTATGTGAACGAGATATCAAGCCTGTGGGAAGAACATCAG gttattaGAGCTGCTAAGTCTGATTCTCGATTGGCAAACAATAACCTCCCTCCAGACATTCAGAAGTTGAGATGTCGTGCTTGTTATCAATCCCTCCGTTTTGCACCTCTCATTGAAACCATGGGAAAG TTGTTGGTGGATCGTATGAGGTCCTATGGTCGTTATATTGCATTGCACCTACGGTTTGAAAAGGACATGCTTGCCTTCAGCGGCTGCACTCATGGTTTGTCCCCCGAAGAAGTTGAGGAACTAAAGACAATGAG AGAAAATACCACGTGGTGGAAAGTAAAAGATATTGATCCTGTAGAACAAAGGGTCAAAGGCTATTGTCCTCTAACCCCTAAAGAAGTTGGCATTTTCCTTACTTCTCTTGGATACCCATCGAACACTCCCATCTATATTGCGGCTGGAGAAATATATGGGGGTGATTCACACATGGCTTCTCTACAGACTCGCTATCCCATATTAATGAACAAG GAGAAGCTAGCGACAGCTGAGGAACTTGAACCATTTATCCATCATGCAACACAAATGGCGGCACTGGATTATATTGTGTCTGTTGAAAGTGATATTTTCATTCCAACGTACTCTGGTAACATGGCAAGGGCAGTTGAGGGTCATCGTCGTTTTTTGGGACATAAGAAAACCATATTGCCCGACag GAAAGACCTAGTACGTTTTTTTGATAAGATTGAGGGAGGGACAATGAAAGAAggcaaaaatctctcaaatcgAATTATTGAAATTCACAAAAAAAG GCAAGGATCCCCAAGAAAGAGAAAAGGGCCCATCCCTGGGACAAAAGGAACAGACAGGTTTCGTTCAGAAGAGGCATTCTATGTGAACCCTTTACCAGATTGTTTATGTCACAAGGAATTGCCATACATGAACAGCACTCAACATATCAAGTAG